One genomic region from Roseofilum reptotaenium CS-1145 encodes:
- a CDS encoding F0F1 ATP synthase subunit gamma, giving the protein MPNLKAIRDRIKSVKNTRKITEAMRLVAAAKVRRAQEQVLATRPFADRLAQVLYRLQSRLQFEDVDLELLKNRDVKTVGLIVFSGDRGLCGAYNGNVIRRAEMRAKELEQEGLKYEYALLGRKAGQYFQRRNVPIATTRTDLGQIPSAEEADEIVDTILGWFISGKVDRVELIYTKFVSLISSRPVIQTLLPLTPQGLEVVDDEVFRLTTSNGSFNVAREKVTSSSSEATFPRDMIFEQDPVQILEALLPLFIKNQFLRALQESAASELAARMTAMSSASDNASQMINTLTLSYNKARQAAITQELLEVVGGAEALN; this is encoded by the coding sequence ATGCCAAATCTTAAAGCGATCCGCGATCGCATCAAATCCGTTAAAAATACTCGCAAAATTACGGAAGCTATGCGTTTGGTGGCCGCAGCAAAAGTGCGTCGCGCCCAAGAACAAGTGTTAGCCACCCGTCCTTTTGCTGACCGTTTGGCTCAAGTTCTGTATCGTCTGCAAAGTCGTCTTCAGTTTGAAGATGTTGACCTCGAACTACTCAAAAATCGGGATGTAAAAACCGTTGGGTTAATTGTCTTTTCCGGCGATCGCGGTCTCTGTGGCGCATACAATGGTAACGTCATCCGTCGCGCTGAAATGCGAGCCAAAGAACTCGAACAAGAAGGCCTCAAATATGAATATGCCCTCTTAGGTCGCAAAGCTGGTCAATACTTCCAACGTCGGAATGTCCCCATTGCCACCACCCGCACAGATCTAGGACAAATACCAAGCGCTGAAGAAGCAGACGAAATTGTTGATACCATTCTCGGATGGTTCATCTCTGGTAAAGTAGACCGGGTAGAACTGATCTATACCAAATTCGTCTCCCTAATTAGCTCCAGACCCGTTATTCAAACCCTACTCCCCTTAACTCCCCAAGGGTTAGAAGTGGTTGATGATGAAGTCTTTCGCCTAACCACATCCAATGGTAGCTTCAATGTGGCTAGAGAAAAAGTGACTTCTTCTTCGTCTGAAGCGACTTTCCCCAGAGATATGATCTTTGAGCAAGATCCCGTGCAAATTCTGGAAGCTCTCCTACCCCTATTCATTAAAAACCAATTCCTACGCGCCCTGCAAGAATCAGCCGCTAGTGAATTAGCTGCTCGGATGACAGCGATGAGTAGTGCTTCGGATAACGCCAGTCAAATGATTAACACGCTTACCCTGTCCTATAACAAGGCTCGGCAAGCCGCCATTACCCAAGAACTCCTAGAAGTCGTCGGTGGAGCCGAAGCTCTCAACTAG